One Alnus glutinosa chromosome 3, dhAlnGlut1.1, whole genome shotgun sequence genomic region harbors:
- the LOC133863516 gene encoding probable inactive nicotinamidase At3g16190 isoform X2 — MADNSNRTALLVIDMQKDFIHEDGLSRVNGGRAVVPNVIKAVQVARQRGILIVWGSVGAELVDGLVIKEGDYKLVKMRFSAFFATHLHSLLQGAGINNLVITGVQTPNCIRQTVFDAVALDYQSVTVIVDATAAATPDIHVANIFDMKNVGVATPTLQEWCESNT, encoded by the exons ATGGCAGATAACTCGAACCGCACTGCTCTACTTGTTATCGACATGcag AAAGATTTTATACACGAGGACGGTCTGTCGCGAGTGAACGGGGGCAGAGCTGTAGTCCCCAATGTAATCAAAGCCGTTCAAGTCGCTAGGCAGCGTGGTATTCTCATTGTTTGG GGAAGCGTGGGTGCGGAACTGGTTGATGGGCTGGTGATTAAAGAAGGGGACTACAAATTGGTGAAGATGCGCTTTAGTGCATTCTTTGCTACACACCTTCATTCTCTTCTTCAGGGTGCTGGAATTAATAACTTGGTTATCACTG GCGTTCAAACTCCAAATTGCATCAGACAGACTGTCTTTGATGCAGTAGCATTGGATTATCAATCTGTTACTGTTATTGTGGATGCCACTGCTGCTGCTACACCTGATATACATGTCG CCAACATTTTTGACATGAAAAATGTCGGAGTTGCGACCCCAACATTACAGGAATGGTGCGAGTCTAATACTTGA
- the LOC133863516 gene encoding probable inactive nicotinamidase At3g16190 isoform X1 produces MADNSNRTALLVIDMQKDFIHEDGLSRVNGGRAVVPNVIKAVQVARQRGILIVWVVREHDPLGRDVELFRRNFYAADKVGPIVKGSVGAELVDGLVIKEGDYKLVKMRFSAFFATHLHSLLQGAGINNLVITGVQTPNCIRQTVFDAVALDYQSVTVIVDATAAATPDIHVANIFDMKNVGVATPTLQEWCESNT; encoded by the exons ATGGCAGATAACTCGAACCGCACTGCTCTACTTGTTATCGACATGcag AAAGATTTTATACACGAGGACGGTCTGTCGCGAGTGAACGGGGGCAGAGCTGTAGTCCCCAATGTAATCAAAGCCGTTCAAGTCGCTAGGCAGCGTGGTATTCTCATTGTTTGG GTTGTTCGTGAGCATGACCCACTAGGGAGAGATGTTGAACTCTTCCGCCGGAACTTTTATGCTGCTGATAAAGTGGGTCCAATTGTTAAGGGAAGCGTGGGTGCGGAACTGGTTGATGGGCTGGTGATTAAAGAAGGGGACTACAAATTGGTGAAGATGCGCTTTAGTGCATTCTTTGCTACACACCTTCATTCTCTTCTTCAGGGTGCTGGAATTAATAACTTGGTTATCACTG GCGTTCAAACTCCAAATTGCATCAGACAGACTGTCTTTGATGCAGTAGCATTGGATTATCAATCTGTTACTGTTATTGTGGATGCCACTGCTGCTGCTACACCTGATATACATGTCG CCAACATTTTTGACATGAAAAATGTCGGAGTTGCGACCCCAACATTACAGGAATGGTGCGAGTCTAATACTTGA